The following proteins are encoded in a genomic region of Oryza brachyantha chromosome 11, ObraRS2, whole genome shotgun sequence:
- the LOC102699447 gene encoding probable auxin efflux carrier component 1b has translation MITVLDLYHVLTAVVPLYVAMTLAYASVRWWRIFSPDQCSGINRFVALFAVPLLSFHFISTNNPFAMNLRFLAADSLQKLIVLALLALWCRLSCRGSLDWLITLFSLSTLPNTLVMGIPLLRGMYGADSGSLMVQIVVLQCIIWYTLMLFLFEYRGARLLVMEQFPDTAASIVSFRVDSDVVSLAGGAGGAAELQAEVGEDGRMRVTVRKSTSSRSEAACSHSHSHSQNMQPRVSNLSGVEIYSLQSSRNPTPRGSSFNHAEFFNIVGNGGGGAKQGDEEKGGHSPQPVVGKRKDLHMFVWSSSASPVSERAAAAAAGAVHVFGSAGADHGAAKGAQAYDEYSFGNKNEKDGHGPTLSKLGSNSTAQLRPKDDGEERPAALPPASVMTRLILIMVWRKLIRNPNTYSSLLGIIWSLVSYRWGIEMPAIIARSISILSDAGLGMAMFSLGLFMALQPRIIACGNSVASFAMAVRFLMGPAVMAAVSIAVGLRGVLLHIAIVQAALPQGIVPFVFAKEYNVHPDILSTAVIFGMLIALPITLVYYILLGL, from the exons ATGATCACGGTGCTGGACCTCTACCACGTGCTGACGGCGGTGGTGCCGCTGTACGTGGCCATGACGCTCGCCTACGCCTCCGTCCGCTGGTGGCGCATCTTCTCCCCGGACCAGTGCTCCGGCATCAACCGCTTCGTCGCGCTCTTCGCCGTCCCGCTCCTCTCCTTCCACTTCATCTCCACCAACAACCCCTTCGCCATGAACCtccgcttcctcgccgccgattCGCTCCAGAAGCTCATCGTCCTCGCCCTCCTCGCGCTCTGGTGCCGCCTCTCCTGCCGCGGCTCGCTCGACTGGCTCATCAccctcttctccctctccacGCTCCCCAACACCCTCGTCATGGGCATCCCGCTGCTCAGGGGCATGTACGGCGCCGACTCCGGCAGCCTCATGGTGCAGATCGTCGTGCTCCAGTGCATCATCTGGTACACGCTCATGCTCTTCCTCTTCGAGTACCGcggcgcccgcctcctcgtcATGGAGCAGTTCCccgacaccgccgcctccatcgTCTCCTTCCGGGTGGATTCCGACGTCGtctcgctcgccggcggcgcaggcggcgcggccgagctgcaggcggaggtcggcgaggacggccGGATGCGGGTCACCGTGCGCAAGTCCACGAGCTCCCGCTCCGAGGCGGCGTGCTCGCACTCCCACTCCCACTCGCAGAACATGCAGCCGCGcgtctccaacctctccgGCGTCGAGATATACTCGCTGCAGTCGTCGCGGAACCCGACGCCGCGGGGCTCCAGCTTCAACCACGCCGAGTTCTTCAACATcgtcggcaacggcggcggtggcgccaaGCAGGGGGACGAGGAGAAGGGCGGCCACTCGCCGCAGCCGGTGGTGGGGAAGAGGAAGGACCTGCACATGTTCGTGTGGAGCTCCAGCGCCTCACCAGTGTcggagcgcgccgccgccgccgcagctggcGCAGTGCACGTCTtcggcagcgccggcgccgaccacGGCGCCGCCAAAG GAGCTCAGGCTTACGACGAGTACAGCTTCGGGAACAAGAACGAGAAGGACGGGCACGGGCCGACGCTGTCCAAGCTGGGTTCCAACTCGACGGCGCAGCTCCGGCCgaaggacgacggcgaggagaggccagccgcgctgccgccggcgagcgtgATGACCAGGCTCATCCTGATCATGGTCTGGAGGAAGCTGATCAGGAACCCCAACACTTACTCCAGCCTccttggtatcatctggtccCTCGTCTCCTACAG GTGGGGGATTGAGATGCCAGCCATCATCGCGCGGTCGATTTCGATCCTGTCAGATGCAGGGCTTGGAATGGCCATGTTCAGCCTAG GCTTGTTCATGGCATTGCAGCCACGGATCATTGCTTGTGGGAACTCCGTTGCTTCATTTGCCATGGCCGTCAGGTTCCTCATGGGTCCAGCCGTCATGGCTGCCGTCTCCATTGCCGTTGGGCTTCGCGGGGTGCTTCTGCACATCGCCATTGTTCAG GCTGCTCTTCCTCAAGGAATCGTGCCCTTCGTGTTCGCCAAGGAGTACAACGTTCATCCTGACATTCTCAGCACAGC TGTGATATTCGGGATGCTGATTGCCCTCCCCATCACCCTGGTCTACTACATACTGCTGGGGCTCTAA